Proteins found in one Canis aureus isolate CA01 chromosome 19, VMU_Caureus_v.1.0, whole genome shotgun sequence genomic segment:
- the ANKRD24 gene encoding ankyrin repeat domain-containing protein 24 isoform X7 codes for MKTLRARFKKTESQEWGKSDERLLQAVDSNDAARVAALITRKGLVPTKLDPEGKSAFHLAAMRGAASCLEVMLAHGANVMSTDGAGYNALHLAAKYGHPQCLKQLLQASCVVDVVDSSGWTALHHAAAGGCISCSEMLCSFKAQLNPRDRSGTTPLIIAAQMCHTDLCRLLLQQGAAANDQDLHGRTALMMACEGASPETVEVLLQGGAQPGITDALGQDAAHYGALAGDKLILHLLQEAAQRPSPLSEDDSGEASSQNSVSSHEKRGAPKKRKAPQPPASIPVPDDRDAYEEIVRLRQERGRLLQKIRGLEQHQERRKQELPEAEASSLHSLERQVQELQQLLAEKQEEKESLGREVESLQSRLSLLENERENTSYDVATLQDEEGELSDFPGAEALLCKRLSPSAQELLASLQEQVAALTRQNQELMEKVQILESFEKDEMEVNGSAEVIPLALYDSLRAEFDQLRRQHAEALRALEQLEARGAPGAEEAAAGEGRGTGLKTTRNGPMEMELDGLTAAGSKVHGAETTEEEAAGGDTVQTASVEAEATETKSTGAEATETKSMGAEATETKPMDPEATETKSTGAEATETEALEEGGNPERKATGAEATKPKAEEPEVKANGVGAGEAKPTDPETAPVEAAPGPALYPGAAEASEQLQAELETRIRALEEALRQREREAAAELEAAHGKCQAAEAEAGRLRERVREAEGGGAAGGSGGDVVQLRAALEQAREDLRVRDARLRELEAASAWLNEARAGRLLAEEEARGLRAELARRDEVRLEQSRELEALRGQLATATATGEQQRAAAAQLGQARDAAEARAAELAAACEEARRGLAELREASEALRQSAVPASEHHRLQEEALELRGRAASLEQEVVATGKEAARLRAELERERVGSVARLEHERVVGALQADVARLEGQLEDLGRRHEKTSAEVFQVQREALFMKSERHAAEAQLATAEQQLRGLRTEAERARQAQSRAQEALDMAKEKDKKITELSKEVFSLKEALKDQPAAPGPPEVETLRGQVKALQEQLKQAARDHSAVVALYRSHLLYAIQGQMDEDVQRILSQILQMQRLQAQGR; via the exons AGCCAGGAGTGGGGCAAAAGTGACGAGCGGCTGCTACAGGCCGTGGACAGCAACGACGCTGCGCGGGTGGCTGCCCTCATCACCCGCAAGGGACTGGTGCCCACGAAGCTGGACCCCGAGGGCAAGTCCGC ATTCCACCTGGCTGCCATGAGAGGTGCGGCCAGCTGCCTGGAGGTGATGCTGGCACACGGCGCCAATGTCATGAGCACGGATGGGGCAG GTTACAATGCCCTCCACCTGGCCGCCAAGTATGGGCACCCACAGTGCTTGAAGCAGCTGCTACAG GCGTCCTGCGTGGTGGATGTTGTGGACAGCAGTGGGTGGACGGCCCTGCATCATGCAG CTGCGGGCGGCTGCATCTCCTGCTCAGAAATGCTTTGCTCCTTCAAGGCACAACTGAATCCCCGAGATCGG TCAGGCACAACGCCCCTTATCATAGCAGCGCAGATGTGTCACACAGATTTGTGCCGCCTCCTCCTGCAGCAGGGGGCCGCTGCAAATGACCAGGACCTGCACGGCAG GACGGCCCTGATGATGGCCTGTGAGGGCGCCAGCCCCGAAACGGTGGAGGTGCTGCTGCAGGGCGGGGCCCAGCCGGGCATCACCGACGCCCTGGGCCAGGACGCCGCTCACTACGGAGCCCTGGCAGGAGACAAGCTCATCCTGCACCTCCTGCAGGAAGCTGCGCAGCGCCCCTCACCACTCAGTG AGGATGACTCAGGCGAGGCATCATCTCAG AACTCTGTGTCCAGCCATGAGAAGCGAGGGGCTCCCAAGAAGCGGAAGGCACCTCAGCCCCCCGCCAGCATCCCCGTGCCG GATGATCGAGACGCCTATGAGGAGATCGTGCGGCTGCGACAGGAGAGGGGCCGCCTGCTGCAGAAGATCCGGGGCCTGGAGCAGCACCAGGAACGGAGGAAGCAGGAG CTGCCAGAGGCCGAGGCCAGCTCCCTCCACAGCCTGGAGAGACAG GTGCAGGAGCTGCAGCAGCTGCTGGctgagaagcaggaggagaaggagagccTGGGACGGGAGGTGGAGAGTCTGCAGAGCCGCCTGTCGCTGCTGGAG aatgagagggagaacaCCAGCTATGATGTGGCCACCCTGCAGGATGAAGAGGGTGAACTGTCTGACTTTCCAG GGGCCGAGGCTCTGCTCTGCAAACGGCTAAGCCCCTCAGCCCAGGAGCTCTTGGCCTCGCTGCAGGAGCAGGTGGCTGCGCTCACCAgacaaaaccaggagctgatggagaaggtccag ATCCTGGAGAGCTTTGAGAAGGATGAGATGGAGGTGAATGGGTCAGCCGAGGTCATCCCTCTGGCGCTCTATGACTCTCTCCGGGCTGAGTTTGACCAGCTCCGCAGGCAGCATGCCGAGGCCCTGCGGGCACTGGAGCAACTGGAGGCCCGGGGGGCCCCTGGAGCAGAGGAGGCAGCCGCTGGGGAGGGCCGGGGCACGGGACTCAAGACCACCAGGAATGGGCCGATGGAGATGGAGCTTGATGGCCTCACGGCTGCGGGATCCAAAGTTCACGGAGCTGAGACCACAGAGGAGGAGGCTGCAGGAGGTGACACTGTGCAGACAGCATCTGTGGAGGCCGAGGCCACGGAAACAAAATCCACGGGGGCCGAGGCCACAGAAACGAAATCCATGGGAGCCGAGGCCACAGAAACAAAACCCATGGACCCTGAAGCCACAGAAACAAAATCCACGGGGGCCGAGGCcacagaaactgaggctctggaaGAGGGAGGAAATCCAGAAAGGAAGGCCACAGGAGCAGAGGCCACAAAGCCCAAAGCAGAGGAACCAGAAGTGAAGGCCAACGGCGTGGGTGCTGGGGAGGCCAAGCCTACGGACCCAGAGACCGCGCCCGTGGAGGCCGCCCCGGGCCCAGCCCTCTACCCTGGAGCCGCGGAGGCCTCAGAACAGCTGCAGGCAGAGCTGGAGACCAGGATTCGCGCCTTGGAGGAGGCGCTCCGGCAGCGGGAGCGGGAGGCGGCCGCCGAGCTGGAGGCAGCGCACGGCAAGTGCCAGGCCGCAGAGGCCGAGGCCGGCCGGCTCCGGGAGCGGGTGCGCGAGGCCGAGGGCGGCGGCGCCGCGGGGGGCAGCGGCGGGGACGTGGTCCAGCTGCGAGCCGCCCTGGAGCAGGCCCGGGAGGACCTCCGAGTCCGGGACGCGCGCCTCCGGGAGCTGGAGGCGGCCTCGGCCTGGCTGAACGAGGCCCGGGCTGGCCGGCTGCTGGCCGAGGAGGAGGCCCGGGGCCTGCGGGCGGAGCTGGCCCGACGGGACGAGGTGCGGCTGGAGCAGAGCCGGGAGCTGGAGGCGCTCCGGGGGCAGCTGGCCACTGCCACGGCCACCGGGGAGCAGCAGCGGGCAGCGGCGGCCCAGCTGGGCCAGGCCCGGGATGCGGCCGAGGCCCGAGCCGCCGAGCTGGCCGCGGCCTGCGAGGAGGCCCGGCGGGGCCTGGCGGAGCTGCGCGAGGCTTCCGAGGCCCTGCGCCAGTCGGCGGTGCCGGCGTCCGAGCATCACCGGCTGCAGGaggaggccctggagctgcgGGGCCGGGCGGCCAGCCTGGAGCAGGAGGTGGTGGCCACCGGCAAGGAGGCCGCCCGGCTGCGGGCCGAGCTGGAGCGGGAGCGTGTGGGGAGCGTGGCCCGCTTGGAGCACGAGCGCGTGGTGGGCGCGTTGCAGGCAGACGTGGCCCGGCTGGAGGGGCAGCTGGAGGACCTGGGACGACGGCACGAGAAGACCAGCGCCGAGGTCTTCCAG GTCCAGAGGGAGGCGTTGTTCATGAAGAGTGAGCGGCACGCGGCTGAGGCCCAGCTGGCCACAGCAGAGCAACAGCTGCGGGGACTCCGTACTGAGGCCGAGCGGGCACGCCAGGCCCAGAGCCGCGCCCAGGAGGCCCTGGACATGGCCAAGGAGAAGGACAAGAAG atCACAGAGCTCTCCAAGGAAGTCTTCAGTCTTAAGGAGGCATTGAAGGACCAGCCAGCGGCCCCAGGCCCCCCCGAAGTAGAGACCCTCCGTGGCCAGGTCAAAGCCCTGCAGGAGCAGCTGAag CAGGCTGCCAGGGACCACAGTGCCGTGGTGGCTTTGTATAGGAGCCACCTCCTGTATGCCATCCAG ggtcaGATGGATGAAGATGTGCAGCGGATTCTGAGCCAGATCCTCCAGATGCAGAGACTCCAAGCTCAGGGCCGCTGA
- the ANKRD24 gene encoding ankyrin repeat domain-containing protein 24 isoform X4: protein MAQGRRRGPFEEREAGDPPAHQVLHPAPPSCFPRWPACVEEKRGTLAMKTLRARFKKTELRLSPTDLGSCPPCGPCPIPKPAARGRRQSQEWGKSDERLLQAVDSNDAARVAALITRKGLVPTKLDPEGKSAFHLAAMRGAASCLEVMLAHGANVMSTDGAGYNALHLAAKYGHPQCLKQLLQASCVVDVVDSSGWTALHHAAAGGCISCSEMLCSFKAQLNPRDRVSLWNLFGQENVFESGTTPLIIAAQMCHTDLCRLLLQQGAAANDQDLHGRTALMMACEGASPETVEVLLQGGAQPGITDALGQDAAHYGALAGDKLILHLLQEAAQRPSPLSEDDSGEASSQNSVSSHEKRGAPKKRKAPQPPASIPVPDDRDAYEEIVRLRQERGRLLQKIRGLEQHQERRKQELPEAEASSLHSLERQVQELQQLLAEKQEEKESLGREVESLQSRLSLLENERENTSYDVATLQDEEGELSDFPGAEALLCKRLSPSAQELLASLQEQVAALTRQNQELMEKVQILESFEKDEMEVNGSAEVIPLALYDSLRAEFDQLRRQHAEALRALEQLEARGAPGAEEAAAGEGRGTGLKTTRNGPMEMELDGLTAAGSKVHGAETTEEEAAGGDTVQTASVEAEATETKSTGAEATETKSMGAEATETKPMDPEATETKSTGAEATETEALEEGGNPERKATGAEATKPKAEEPEVKANGVGAGEAKPTDPETAPVEAAPGPALYPGAAEASEQLQAELETRIRALEEALRQREREAAAELEAAHGKCQAAEAEAGRLRERVREAEGGGAAGGSGGDVVQLRAALEQAREDLRVRDARLRELEAASAWLNEARAGRLLAEEEARGLRAELARRDEVRLEQSRELEALRGQLATATATGEQQRAAAAQLGQARDAAEARAAELAAACEEARRGLAELREASEALRQSAVPASEHHRLQEEALELRGRAASLEQEVVATGKEAARLRAELERERVGSVARLEHERVVGALQADVARLEGQLEDLGRRHEKTSAEVFQVQREALFMKSERHAAEAQLATAEQQLRGLRTEAERARQAQSRAQEALDMAKEKDKKITELSKEVFSLKEALKDQPAAPGPPEVETLRGQVKALQEQLKGQMDEDVQRILSQILQMQRLQAQGR from the exons CTGCGTCTCAGCCCCACTGACCTTGGCTCCTGCCCGCCCTGTGGCCCCTGCCCCATCCCGAAGCCGgcagccagaggcaggcgccag AGCCAGGAGTGGGGCAAAAGTGACGAGCGGCTGCTACAGGCCGTGGACAGCAACGACGCTGCGCGGGTGGCTGCCCTCATCACCCGCAAGGGACTGGTGCCCACGAAGCTGGACCCCGAGGGCAAGTCCGC ATTCCACCTGGCTGCCATGAGAGGTGCGGCCAGCTGCCTGGAGGTGATGCTGGCACACGGCGCCAATGTCATGAGCACGGATGGGGCAG GTTACAATGCCCTCCACCTGGCCGCCAAGTATGGGCACCCACAGTGCTTGAAGCAGCTGCTACAG GCGTCCTGCGTGGTGGATGTTGTGGACAGCAGTGGGTGGACGGCCCTGCATCATGCAG CTGCGGGCGGCTGCATCTCCTGCTCAGAAATGCTTTGCTCCTTCAAGGCACAACTGAATCCCCGAGATCGGGTGAGCCTCTGGAATCTTTTTGGGCAAGAGAATGTATTTGAG TCAGGCACAACGCCCCTTATCATAGCAGCGCAGATGTGTCACACAGATTTGTGCCGCCTCCTCCTGCAGCAGGGGGCCGCTGCAAATGACCAGGACCTGCACGGCAG GACGGCCCTGATGATGGCCTGTGAGGGCGCCAGCCCCGAAACGGTGGAGGTGCTGCTGCAGGGCGGGGCCCAGCCGGGCATCACCGACGCCCTGGGCCAGGACGCCGCTCACTACGGAGCCCTGGCAGGAGACAAGCTCATCCTGCACCTCCTGCAGGAAGCTGCGCAGCGCCCCTCACCACTCAGTG AGGATGACTCAGGCGAGGCATCATCTCAG AACTCTGTGTCCAGCCATGAGAAGCGAGGGGCTCCCAAGAAGCGGAAGGCACCTCAGCCCCCCGCCAGCATCCCCGTGCCG GATGATCGAGACGCCTATGAGGAGATCGTGCGGCTGCGACAGGAGAGGGGCCGCCTGCTGCAGAAGATCCGGGGCCTGGAGCAGCACCAGGAACGGAGGAAGCAGGAG CTGCCAGAGGCCGAGGCCAGCTCCCTCCACAGCCTGGAGAGACAG GTGCAGGAGCTGCAGCAGCTGCTGGctgagaagcaggaggagaaggagagccTGGGACGGGAGGTGGAGAGTCTGCAGAGCCGCCTGTCGCTGCTGGAG aatgagagggagaacaCCAGCTATGATGTGGCCACCCTGCAGGATGAAGAGGGTGAACTGTCTGACTTTCCAG GGGCCGAGGCTCTGCTCTGCAAACGGCTAAGCCCCTCAGCCCAGGAGCTCTTGGCCTCGCTGCAGGAGCAGGTGGCTGCGCTCACCAgacaaaaccaggagctgatggagaaggtccag ATCCTGGAGAGCTTTGAGAAGGATGAGATGGAGGTGAATGGGTCAGCCGAGGTCATCCCTCTGGCGCTCTATGACTCTCTCCGGGCTGAGTTTGACCAGCTCCGCAGGCAGCATGCCGAGGCCCTGCGGGCACTGGAGCAACTGGAGGCCCGGGGGGCCCCTGGAGCAGAGGAGGCAGCCGCTGGGGAGGGCCGGGGCACGGGACTCAAGACCACCAGGAATGGGCCGATGGAGATGGAGCTTGATGGCCTCACGGCTGCGGGATCCAAAGTTCACGGAGCTGAGACCACAGAGGAGGAGGCTGCAGGAGGTGACACTGTGCAGACAGCATCTGTGGAGGCCGAGGCCACGGAAACAAAATCCACGGGGGCCGAGGCCACAGAAACGAAATCCATGGGAGCCGAGGCCACAGAAACAAAACCCATGGACCCTGAAGCCACAGAAACAAAATCCACGGGGGCCGAGGCcacagaaactgaggctctggaaGAGGGAGGAAATCCAGAAAGGAAGGCCACAGGAGCAGAGGCCACAAAGCCCAAAGCAGAGGAACCAGAAGTGAAGGCCAACGGCGTGGGTGCTGGGGAGGCCAAGCCTACGGACCCAGAGACCGCGCCCGTGGAGGCCGCCCCGGGCCCAGCCCTCTACCCTGGAGCCGCGGAGGCCTCAGAACAGCTGCAGGCAGAGCTGGAGACCAGGATTCGCGCCTTGGAGGAGGCGCTCCGGCAGCGGGAGCGGGAGGCGGCCGCCGAGCTGGAGGCAGCGCACGGCAAGTGCCAGGCCGCAGAGGCCGAGGCCGGCCGGCTCCGGGAGCGGGTGCGCGAGGCCGAGGGCGGCGGCGCCGCGGGGGGCAGCGGCGGGGACGTGGTCCAGCTGCGAGCCGCCCTGGAGCAGGCCCGGGAGGACCTCCGAGTCCGGGACGCGCGCCTCCGGGAGCTGGAGGCGGCCTCGGCCTGGCTGAACGAGGCCCGGGCTGGCCGGCTGCTGGCCGAGGAGGAGGCCCGGGGCCTGCGGGCGGAGCTGGCCCGACGGGACGAGGTGCGGCTGGAGCAGAGCCGGGAGCTGGAGGCGCTCCGGGGGCAGCTGGCCACTGCCACGGCCACCGGGGAGCAGCAGCGGGCAGCGGCGGCCCAGCTGGGCCAGGCCCGGGATGCGGCCGAGGCCCGAGCCGCCGAGCTGGCCGCGGCCTGCGAGGAGGCCCGGCGGGGCCTGGCGGAGCTGCGCGAGGCTTCCGAGGCCCTGCGCCAGTCGGCGGTGCCGGCGTCCGAGCATCACCGGCTGCAGGaggaggccctggagctgcgGGGCCGGGCGGCCAGCCTGGAGCAGGAGGTGGTGGCCACCGGCAAGGAGGCCGCCCGGCTGCGGGCCGAGCTGGAGCGGGAGCGTGTGGGGAGCGTGGCCCGCTTGGAGCACGAGCGCGTGGTGGGCGCGTTGCAGGCAGACGTGGCCCGGCTGGAGGGGCAGCTGGAGGACCTGGGACGACGGCACGAGAAGACCAGCGCCGAGGTCTTCCAG GTCCAGAGGGAGGCGTTGTTCATGAAGAGTGAGCGGCACGCGGCTGAGGCCCAGCTGGCCACAGCAGAGCAACAGCTGCGGGGACTCCGTACTGAGGCCGAGCGGGCACGCCAGGCCCAGAGCCGCGCCCAGGAGGCCCTGGACATGGCCAAGGAGAAGGACAAGAAG atCACAGAGCTCTCCAAGGAAGTCTTCAGTCTTAAGGAGGCATTGAAGGACCAGCCAGCGGCCCCAGGCCCCCCCGAAGTAGAGACCCTCCGTGGCCAGGTCAAAGCCCTGCAGGAGCAGCTGAag ggtcaGATGGATGAAGATGTGCAGCGGATTCTGAGCCAGATCCTCCAGATGCAGAGACTCCAAGCTCAGGGCCGCTGA
- the ANKRD24 gene encoding ankyrin repeat domain-containing protein 24 isoform X14, with protein sequence MKQLCVCSAASSASQEWGKSDERLLQAVDSNDAARVAALITRKGLVPTKLDPEGKSAFHLAAMRGAASCLEVMLAHGANVMSTDGAGYNALHLAAKYGHPQCLKQLLQASCVVDVVDSSGWTALHHAAAGGCISCSEMLCSFKAQLNPRDRSGTTPLIIAAQMCHTDLCRLLLQQGAAANDQDLHGRTALMMACEGASPETVEVLLQGGAQPGITDALGQDAAHYGALAGDKLILHLLQEAAQRPSPLSEDDSGEASSQNSVSSHEKRGAPKKRKAPQPPASIPVPDDRDAYEEIVRLRQERGRLLQKIRGLEQHQERRKQELPEAEASSLHSLERQVQELQQLLAEKQEEKESLGREVESLQSRLSLLENERENTSYDVATLQDEEGELSDFPGAEALLCKRLSPSAQELLASLQEQVAALTRQNQELMEKVQILESFEKDEMEVNGSAEVIPLALYDSLRAEFDQLRRQHAEALRALEQLEARGAPGAEEAAAGEGRGTGLKTTRNGPMEMELDGLTAAGSKVHGAETTEEEAAGGDTVQTASVEAEATETKSTGAEATETKSMGAEATETKPMDPEATETKSTGAEATETEALEEGGNPERKATGAEATKPKAEEPEVKANGVGAGEAKPTDPETAPVEAAPGPALYPGAAEASEQLQAELETRIRALEEALRQREREAAAELEAAHGKCQAAEAEAGRLRERVREAEGGGAAGGSGGDVVQLRAALEQAREDLRVRDARLRELEAASAWLNEARAGRLLAEEEARGLRAELARRDEVRLEQSRELEALRGQLATATATGEQQRAAAAQLGQARDAAEARAAELAAACEEARRGLAELREASEALRQSAVPASEHHRLQEEALELRGRAASLEQEVVATGKEAARLRAELERERVGSVARLEHERVVGALQADVARLEGQLEDLGRRHEKTSAEVFQVQREALFMKSERHAAEAQLATAEQQLRGLRTEAERARQAQSRAQEALDMAKEKDKKITELSKEVFSLKEALKDQPAAPGPPEVETLRGQVKALQEQLKQAARDHSAVVALYRSHLLYAIQGQMDEDVQRILSQILQMQRLQAQGR encoded by the exons ATGAAGCAGCTGTGCGTGTGCTCGGCCGCCTCCTCCGCG AGCCAGGAGTGGGGCAAAAGTGACGAGCGGCTGCTACAGGCCGTGGACAGCAACGACGCTGCGCGGGTGGCTGCCCTCATCACCCGCAAGGGACTGGTGCCCACGAAGCTGGACCCCGAGGGCAAGTCCGC ATTCCACCTGGCTGCCATGAGAGGTGCGGCCAGCTGCCTGGAGGTGATGCTGGCACACGGCGCCAATGTCATGAGCACGGATGGGGCAG GTTACAATGCCCTCCACCTGGCCGCCAAGTATGGGCACCCACAGTGCTTGAAGCAGCTGCTACAG GCGTCCTGCGTGGTGGATGTTGTGGACAGCAGTGGGTGGACGGCCCTGCATCATGCAG CTGCGGGCGGCTGCATCTCCTGCTCAGAAATGCTTTGCTCCTTCAAGGCACAACTGAATCCCCGAGATCGG TCAGGCACAACGCCCCTTATCATAGCAGCGCAGATGTGTCACACAGATTTGTGCCGCCTCCTCCTGCAGCAGGGGGCCGCTGCAAATGACCAGGACCTGCACGGCAG GACGGCCCTGATGATGGCCTGTGAGGGCGCCAGCCCCGAAACGGTGGAGGTGCTGCTGCAGGGCGGGGCCCAGCCGGGCATCACCGACGCCCTGGGCCAGGACGCCGCTCACTACGGAGCCCTGGCAGGAGACAAGCTCATCCTGCACCTCCTGCAGGAAGCTGCGCAGCGCCCCTCACCACTCAGTG AGGATGACTCAGGCGAGGCATCATCTCAG AACTCTGTGTCCAGCCATGAGAAGCGAGGGGCTCCCAAGAAGCGGAAGGCACCTCAGCCCCCCGCCAGCATCCCCGTGCCG GATGATCGAGACGCCTATGAGGAGATCGTGCGGCTGCGACAGGAGAGGGGCCGCCTGCTGCAGAAGATCCGGGGCCTGGAGCAGCACCAGGAACGGAGGAAGCAGGAG CTGCCAGAGGCCGAGGCCAGCTCCCTCCACAGCCTGGAGAGACAG GTGCAGGAGCTGCAGCAGCTGCTGGctgagaagcaggaggagaaggagagccTGGGACGGGAGGTGGAGAGTCTGCAGAGCCGCCTGTCGCTGCTGGAG aatgagagggagaacaCCAGCTATGATGTGGCCACCCTGCAGGATGAAGAGGGTGAACTGTCTGACTTTCCAG GGGCCGAGGCTCTGCTCTGCAAACGGCTAAGCCCCTCAGCCCAGGAGCTCTTGGCCTCGCTGCAGGAGCAGGTGGCTGCGCTCACCAgacaaaaccaggagctgatggagaaggtccag ATCCTGGAGAGCTTTGAGAAGGATGAGATGGAGGTGAATGGGTCAGCCGAGGTCATCCCTCTGGCGCTCTATGACTCTCTCCGGGCTGAGTTTGACCAGCTCCGCAGGCAGCATGCCGAGGCCCTGCGGGCACTGGAGCAACTGGAGGCCCGGGGGGCCCCTGGAGCAGAGGAGGCAGCCGCTGGGGAGGGCCGGGGCACGGGACTCAAGACCACCAGGAATGGGCCGATGGAGATGGAGCTTGATGGCCTCACGGCTGCGGGATCCAAAGTTCACGGAGCTGAGACCACAGAGGAGGAGGCTGCAGGAGGTGACACTGTGCAGACAGCATCTGTGGAGGCCGAGGCCACGGAAACAAAATCCACGGGGGCCGAGGCCACAGAAACGAAATCCATGGGAGCCGAGGCCACAGAAACAAAACCCATGGACCCTGAAGCCACAGAAACAAAATCCACGGGGGCCGAGGCcacagaaactgaggctctggaaGAGGGAGGAAATCCAGAAAGGAAGGCCACAGGAGCAGAGGCCACAAAGCCCAAAGCAGAGGAACCAGAAGTGAAGGCCAACGGCGTGGGTGCTGGGGAGGCCAAGCCTACGGACCCAGAGACCGCGCCCGTGGAGGCCGCCCCGGGCCCAGCCCTCTACCCTGGAGCCGCGGAGGCCTCAGAACAGCTGCAGGCAGAGCTGGAGACCAGGATTCGCGCCTTGGAGGAGGCGCTCCGGCAGCGGGAGCGGGAGGCGGCCGCCGAGCTGGAGGCAGCGCACGGCAAGTGCCAGGCCGCAGAGGCCGAGGCCGGCCGGCTCCGGGAGCGGGTGCGCGAGGCCGAGGGCGGCGGCGCCGCGGGGGGCAGCGGCGGGGACGTGGTCCAGCTGCGAGCCGCCCTGGAGCAGGCCCGGGAGGACCTCCGAGTCCGGGACGCGCGCCTCCGGGAGCTGGAGGCGGCCTCGGCCTGGCTGAACGAGGCCCGGGCTGGCCGGCTGCTGGCCGAGGAGGAGGCCCGGGGCCTGCGGGCGGAGCTGGCCCGACGGGACGAGGTGCGGCTGGAGCAGAGCCGGGAGCTGGAGGCGCTCCGGGGGCAGCTGGCCACTGCCACGGCCACCGGGGAGCAGCAGCGGGCAGCGGCGGCCCAGCTGGGCCAGGCCCGGGATGCGGCCGAGGCCCGAGCCGCCGAGCTGGCCGCGGCCTGCGAGGAGGCCCGGCGGGGCCTGGCGGAGCTGCGCGAGGCTTCCGAGGCCCTGCGCCAGTCGGCGGTGCCGGCGTCCGAGCATCACCGGCTGCAGGaggaggccctggagctgcgGGGCCGGGCGGCCAGCCTGGAGCAGGAGGTGGTGGCCACCGGCAAGGAGGCCGCCCGGCTGCGGGCCGAGCTGGAGCGGGAGCGTGTGGGGAGCGTGGCCCGCTTGGAGCACGAGCGCGTGGTGGGCGCGTTGCAGGCAGACGTGGCCCGGCTGGAGGGGCAGCTGGAGGACCTGGGACGACGGCACGAGAAGACCAGCGCCGAGGTCTTCCAG GTCCAGAGGGAGGCGTTGTTCATGAAGAGTGAGCGGCACGCGGCTGAGGCCCAGCTGGCCACAGCAGAGCAACAGCTGCGGGGACTCCGTACTGAGGCCGAGCGGGCACGCCAGGCCCAGAGCCGCGCCCAGGAGGCCCTGGACATGGCCAAGGAGAAGGACAAGAAG atCACAGAGCTCTCCAAGGAAGTCTTCAGTCTTAAGGAGGCATTGAAGGACCAGCCAGCGGCCCCAGGCCCCCCCGAAGTAGAGACCCTCCGTGGCCAGGTCAAAGCCCTGCAGGAGCAGCTGAag CAGGCTGCCAGGGACCACAGTGCCGTGGTGGCTTTGTATAGGAGCCACCTCCTGTATGCCATCCAG ggtcaGATGGATGAAGATGTGCAGCGGATTCTGAGCCAGATCCTCCAGATGCAGAGACTCCAAGCTCAGGGCCGCTGA